From a single Cyclobacterium marinum DSM 745 genomic region:
- a CDS encoding polysaccharide deacetylase family protein produces the protein MHIKIFSGLFLASLIIISSCGQKSTSAEVQETETKTPANWAERLGYPEGKKVIMLHADDIGMSPEANTAAKEMLMAGDIQSAAAMPPCPNFEEIIAWAIEHPEIDLGLHLALTSEWKTWRWPSVAPAEEVPGLIDDEGMLWRSVEEVVAHASAEEVATEVRAQIEKSLALGYRPDHIDTHMGTLYGDPKYAILYLKMAMEYGIPANAIDLSNPEVVEIFRQGGYPITDEVVDFMATYTLPKLDFFTSAPKADTYEEKKEAFKELIRSLKPGLTEIIFHPSADTEQLKTITGSWQQRIWEADMFADPDLKQFFEDEGIIFTDWKEIMKRFKS, from the coding sequence ATGCATATCAAGATATTTTCAGGCCTCTTTCTGGCATCGCTAATAATCATAAGTTCCTGTGGTCAAAAAAGTACTTCTGCAGAAGTACAAGAAACCGAGACCAAAACCCCGGCCAATTGGGCGGAAAGACTGGGCTATCCTGAAGGAAAAAAAGTCATCATGCTGCATGCAGATGACATTGGTATGAGTCCTGAAGCCAATACTGCAGCCAAAGAAATGTTGATGGCCGGCGATATCCAATCTGCTGCTGCCATGCCTCCTTGTCCTAATTTTGAAGAGATCATTGCCTGGGCCATAGAACATCCCGAAATAGACCTTGGCTTGCATCTTGCCTTGACCAGTGAATGGAAAACCTGGCGTTGGCCTTCTGTTGCTCCGGCGGAGGAAGTACCAGGCCTTATTGACGATGAAGGGATGTTATGGCGCTCTGTAGAAGAAGTGGTTGCCCATGCTTCCGCCGAAGAAGTGGCCACAGAAGTTAGGGCGCAGATCGAAAAATCCCTTGCCTTGGGTTACCGTCCTGATCATATCGATACCCATATGGGTACCTTATATGGCGACCCAAAGTATGCCATCCTTTACCTTAAAATGGCCATGGAATACGGTATTCCTGCCAATGCCATTGACCTTTCAAACCCTGAGGTGGTGGAGATTTTTAGACAGGGAGGTTACCCCATCACCGATGAAGTGGTAGATTTTATGGCTACTTACACCTTGCCCAAATTGGATTTCTTTACCAGTGCACCAAAGGCAGATACCTATGAAGAGAAAAAGGAAGCTTTTAAAGAATTGATCCGCTCACTGAAACCCGGATTGACAGAAATCATTTTCCACCCTTCTGCAGATACGGAACAGTTGAAAACCATCACCGGTTCTTGGCAACAAAGGATTTGGGAAGCGGATATGTTTGCTGATCCGGACTTGAAACAATTCTTCGAAGATGAAGGCATCATCTTCACCGATTGGAAAGAAATCATGAAGCGTTTCAAATCCTGA
- a CDS encoding LPO_1073/Vpar_1526 family protein, giving the protein MLEKQKQQIGNNSTGIQVQRDLVLGPNYTDIRAIFLDLFQLNFPKVQEIASKTADERVEKLLEELEYSFRKHKDVIDAEKFTDPSLQYEMQSIAINVARRGEKSNIKLLTELLCTVASRDCPELIELISSESLKIIPMLSKKHIDYLSLMVLSSNASMGNNSAVQINLILRSTLIHISDSETVIFGDVQYVACKGAIESRGISHKGLIPSILKEAPEFEGKKLDEIKTYSSDNNLESILKLIVLIEKCYVEHFKLMAIGKLIGWLNLSKFSNVDIKKLF; this is encoded by the coding sequence ATGCTGGAAAAACAGAAACAACAAATAGGTAATAATTCTACAGGGATTCAAGTTCAGAGAGATTTGGTATTGGGTCCAAATTATACTGATATCAGAGCAATATTTCTTGATTTATTTCAATTAAATTTTCCAAAAGTTCAAGAAATTGCTTCTAAAACCGCCGATGAAAGGGTTGAAAAACTGTTAGAAGAATTAGAGTATTCATTTAGAAAGCATAAAGATGTTATCGATGCGGAAAAATTTACCGATCCTTCACTTCAGTATGAAATGCAATCAATTGCAATTAATGTTGCTAGGCGAGGTGAGAAAAGTAATATCAAGCTTTTGACTGAACTTCTTTGTACAGTCGCATCAAGAGATTGCCCAGAACTCATTGAATTGATTTCAAGTGAATCACTAAAAATTATACCAATGCTTAGTAAAAAGCATATTGATTATTTAAGTTTAATGGTTTTATCGAGTAATGCTTCAATGGGTAATAATTCGGCAGTGCAAATTAATTTAATCCTGCGATCTACTTTAATACATATTTCAGATTCAGAAACTGTAATTTTTGGTGATGTTCAATATGTTGCATGTAAGGGTGCTATAGAATCAAGAGGTATTAGTCACAAGGGTTTAATTCCTAGTATCTTAAAGGAGGCTCCTGAATTTGAAGGAAAGAAACTTGATGAGATCAAAACATATAGTTCTGATAATAACTTAGAAAGTATACTTAAATTAATAGTATTAATTGAGAAATGTTATGTTGAACATTTTAAATTAATGGCAATTGGTAAATTAATTGGGTGGCTAAATCTTTCAAAATTTTCTAATGTAGATATTAAAAAGCTATTTTAA